The window TGCACTTTCGCCGCCTGCACATGCTGACTCAGCAGGTTCATTGCCCCGATAGATTGCCGAAGGCCATCACGCTGTGTCAGATAGTCTTTAGGGACACGAATACGGGAAATTTGCCCCAGCATCGGCGTCAGACTGCCGGATACGGCTTGATTAAACTGCTGAGAAAAGGTGGTTAAAATCGCATAATCGTTGGCAAAATTGCCAAAACTCTTCTTCTGCTCTTCCGTCAATGCGGGCAGCGTCCCATCCTGCTGCGACTGTGCGCTTTGCAGGAATGCAATGAATGCCTTCCGCTGCTCCGCTTCGCTGTCACCACAGGCAGCCAACTGCAATGCCGCCAGAATAACCAGAACTGGCAGCAGCCAGCGTGAACGGTACATCATCAGCCTTCTCATTCCCTACTCCTGTTATGCTTACTGCCCCGCCAGCCGTGCCTTCTTCAGACAGAAACACGCCGACGTTGGATTTTCCATGACAAGATTTTCTACGACATAAGCATAGTCGAATCAGGCTGGCTGTGCAGAAAAAGGCCAGGTCTGGCGTTCAAGAGAAATAAAAACCAGTATGGTTATTGTTTAATCGAACACATATTATTAAAATTGCGTTTCATCTCGCATTTTTCATCCGAATAATAAAAATCGCCAAAATATGAGGTTACTCGACAATATGAAAAAATAGATTGCAAAATGAAACTATTAACAAGGTAACGAATATACAATTTACTACCTTAAATAAATAAAAAGTGACTCTTTTAGCACGATAGCTTTATTTTTAATAAACGGACAATTTGACTACTCTATGCTTAGTATATTACCCCTTGATACATGGTTTTTTATTGCTGTAATCCTTGCCTACTTCATTTATAGCAACTGGAATTTTACCGAGAAGAAAGCCCATGAGTCACCAGGGATCCTCATTACTATAGGAATATTGGCAACCTTCCTTGGGATTGCGTTAGGCTTGGCATCATTCGATATGAATGATGTGGAAAATAGCTTACCTACGCTGATTAATGGCATCAAAACTGCATTTTGGGCCTCTTTTGTAGGTGTTGCTTGCGCATTGATTATAAAATGGCGCTATGCGTTTCGTGGTGTAAGGACAAAAAACAATCAACCGATACCCACTGATTCAACAATTGACGATATTGTTCAACACCTACAGTTTTCTACAGAATCGATTAAACTATTACACTCTACTACAGAGAAAAATAGTATTTCTCTGCTAGCAGAGATACAAAAAATGAGCAGTAATCAAAGTACTCAACTGACCAATATACATAATGCATTTACTGAGTTTGCAAAAAATCAAACTGAAAACAACTCAAAAGCATTAATTGAAGCATTAAAAGAAGTTATTCATGATTTTAATGAGAAAATTGGTGAGCAATTTGGCGATAACTTCAAACAGTTAAATGAAGCTGTCGGTAAAATAAATGGATGGCAACAACAATACAGTCTGCAAATGCGAGAGATGATTGAGCAACAAACTCAAACAACTACGAATATGCAGCAAGCGGCCCAATCCTTTACCGAAATAATGACACAATCCGAATCGTTTACTCAAGTTGCAAGAGATATTCATCAAACGATTGGTACAGCCTCCAGTTTAGAAAAAGGTATAGAAGAAAATCTAAAACAATTAGCAGAATTAATTGAATCATCAAAAACAGGCATCCCCGAAATAGAAAAAGGAATCATGGCTATTATAGAGGATGTGAGAAACGGGGCTACAGCCTCTGCCACAGTCATTGGAGATAGTATTTATACTGTAACGCAAACATTGGAATCCTCAGCAGCAGACTTTAGCAACCAGATGATAGGTAGCTCGAAAGCTATGTCCGATGCGATAAAAAATCAAAATCAGGAAATGCAAAAATCTGTTCAGCAAACAGGAAAAGAGCTACAAGAACAAATAGTACGTCTTTCTCAAGATCTCACTAAATATATGCAGCGACACAATGAAGATGTTACGAATAATATTGTCGAGCTGAGTAAGAAAACGGAACAACAAGTTCAAACATTAGATGCAGCCTTAGCTGCTGCGCTGAAAAAATCTCTCGATAGCCTCGGGCAACAATTAGGAGCGCTGTCCTCTAAATTTGTACAAGATTACGATCCTCTAACAGAAAAACTAAGAGATGTCGTACGTCTATCAGAGAATTTAAGGGGATAACAGATGAGTAACCCATTACTGGCTCGCCCAAAAGCAGATAAAGAGGATTTTTGGATTAGCCTGAGTGATTTAATGACCTCCCTGATGATGATATTTTTACTTATCTCCGTTGTCTATATGATAAAAGTACAGGAGATGGTTAAAATCCCATCAGTATATAAGAATACCCTACAAGGGCTCGGCCAAGCCTTACAGCATGAATTCAAGGACGATCTAAAACGTTGGCACGCGACAATCGACGAAGATCTAACAGTGCGGTTTCAAGAGCCAAATATTTTATTTACGACCAGTTCCTCTGAGCTAAAACCGGAATTTAAAAGTATCTTAGATGAATTTATTCCTCGCTACCTTAGTATTATGACTGATAAAAAATATATCAATAATATTGAGGAAATACGCATTGAGGGACATACATCAACGATGTGGCGAACTGGTGTAAGTGAAAATGATGCTTATTTCCATAACATGGAACTGTCTCAGTCAAGAACTCGGACAACTCTGTCATATATTATGAATATGCCCGCTGTTTCAGACTCTAAAAGTACCTTAAGTTGGTTTAAAAATCACGTTCGCGCCATTGGGTTTTCTTCAGCAAAGCCCATTGATAAAGAAGGGAAAACGATCACATCCCCAGAGCAGGTTGAAGATAGTGCGCGTTCTCAACGAGTAGAATTTCGTGTCAGGACGAATGTTGAACGCCAGGTAGCCAATATTGTAGAAAAAGGGAGTAAAATATAATGGATTCGTTTCTCGTCTCTCAACTTCCCGATTTTCTTGAATCGCCAATTTTCAATAAGCTACGCAAGGAAATGAAAGCGGAGATTATCCCACCAATTGCTAATATAAAAATGGACGCACTTGTTCTTGATAAAATACTTTCAACAACAGGAAAAGACATTGATATATTAGAAATAGAAATTAATAGTGACAACACTATTAATTATAAAGATAAACGCGTTATTCTTCATATAAGAGATGTTGCATCTTATGGTGGGAGTATGAGTTTGCCAAAATATCACTTGGCAAACTGTAAAACATTACAAAGAATGTGGGAAAATAATAAAAGTGGAAGATACGTTGCAGCCACCCGCAGTGACGGTATTTTTACAATAAAATCACAGAATACTGAAAAAACAGAGTGGATCACTAGAGAGGAAAGTTTAGATGTATGTAAATTTTGTCTCGAAACATTAAATTGGAAAAACTACTCTAGAAAATATCAGGATAGAGAAAATATTTTTTCTACTTTTGATCTAAGAGAGTTTTTTAGCGTTTATCCAAATTCAGCAACGACGTACAATGTCGAGCATAATGACGTTACTGCTCCGATTAATGATTACTCCAAAGATTTCCAGATAATATCAAAACAATATCGAGAGTCAGTTAATTGGCAATGTGCAATTTGCAAAATAATTCTTGAACGTAAAGATTTAAATAAATTTTTACATGTCCACCACCGCGATGGACAAAAAAATAATAATAACAAAAACAATTTACAAGCACTTTGCATTGAATGTCATTCAAATCAAGACAATCACGGCCATATGAAAAATAGTCCCCAACTAACATCATTCATTCAAATAAAAGGTGAAATGGCCTTCGCTGCAAGCTAAACGATCTTTCCCCGAGCCCGTTTCCAACCCGGGGAAAGATTACGTAACGCTATCGTCGTTATTGCAGCACGGAAATATCAGCTACCTGCAAGAACAGCTCACGCAGTTGGCTCAGCAGCGTCAGGCGGTTCACACGCACCTGCTCATCTTCTGCCATGACCATCACCTGGTCGAAGAATGCATCGACAGGTTCACGCAGTGAGGCCAGCTCAACCAGCGCTTCCTGATAGCGGCCTTCAGCGAACAGTGGCGTCAGTTTATCGCGCAGTACAACAAGGTGAGTTGCCAGCGTAATTTCCGCCGCGTCTTTCAATACGGCAGCGTTGACGCTCTCGTTCAGCGTATCGGTGGATTTCGCCAGAATGTTGGAAACGCGCTTGTTAGCCGCAGCCAGCGCTGCAGCAGCATCCAGCGAACGGAAGTGGCTGACGGCTTTCACGCGGGCATCGAAATCTGCCGGACGAGTTGGACGACGCGCCAATACCGCCTGAATGGTATCTACGCTGTGGCCTTCTTCCTGATACCAGGCGCGGAAACGGCCGAGCATAAACTCAATCACGTCATCCACAACGTTGGTGTTAGTCAGCTTGGCGCCATACAAACGCACCGCTTCTTCGGTCAGCGTCTGCAAATCCAGCGGCAGGCGTTTTTCGACGATGATGCGCAGTACACCAAGGGCGGCACGACGCAGCGCAAATGGATCCTTGTCACCTTTCGGGTGTTGGCCGATGCCAAAAATCCCTGCCAACGTATCCATCTTGTCGGCAATCGCCAGCGCACAGGCCACCGCAGAAGACGGCAGTTCGTCGCCCGCAAAGCGCGGCTGATATTGCTCATTCAGCGCGACGGCAACATCTTCTGCTTCGCCATCATGGCGCGCATAGTGCATTCCCATCACGCCCTGCGTGTCGGTGAATTCAAACACCATGTTGGTCATCAGGTCACACTTGGACAGCAGCCCCGCACGCGTCGCGTGATTCACATCAGCACCAATCTGACCAGCTACCCAGCCCGCCAGCGCCTGAATGCGATCGGTTTTGTCGCGCAGCGTACCCAACTGCTGCTGGAACAAAACGGTTTCCAGACGCGGCAGGTGATCTTCCAGACGCTTTTTGCGGTCGGTATTGAAGAAGAATTCAGCATCCGCCAGACGCGGGCGCACCACTTTTTCGTTACCGGAAATAATCTGCTGTGGATCTTTGGATTCAATGTTGGCAACAAAGATGAAATTCGGCAGCAGATTGCCACTGTTGTCGTAAACCGGGAAATACTTCTGGTCACCTTTCATGGTGTAAACCAGCGCTTCGGACGGCACAGCGAGGAATTTTTCTTCAAATTTCGCGGTCAGCACCACTGGCCATTCCACCAGCGAGGTGACTTCTTCCAGCAGGCTGTCGCTCAGATCGGCATTACCGCCAATCTTGCGTGCGGCTTCTTCCGCATCGGCTTTGATTTTCGCTTTACGCGCATCGTAGTCGGCGACGACTTTGCCGCGCTCCAACAGAATCTGCGGATACTGGTCGGCGCTATCAATCGTGAATTCAGCCTCACCCATAAAGCGGTGACCGCGAAGGGTACGAGCAGAATGGATACCCAATACCTGACCGGGGATCAATTCATCACCCAGCAGCATAGTTACGGTATGTACCGGACGCACAAACTGCGTTTCTTTGTCGCTCCAGCGCATCAGCTTTGGAATTGGCAGCTTCGATAATGCGGTGCTTACCATGCCAGCCAGCAGCGCCTGCGCCTGCTCGCCTTTCGCGTGGGCGCGATACAGCAGCCACTCGCCTTTATCGGTCGTCAAACGCTCAGCTTGCTCAACGGTGATGCCACAGCCACGCGCCCAGCCTTCTGCCGCTTTGGTGGGTTTCCCTTCAGCATCAAATGCTTGTGCAATCGCCGGGCCGCGTTTTTCTACTTCACGATCGGGCTGAGAAGCGCTTAAGCGTGCCACTTTTAGCGCCAGACGGCGCGGCGCAGCAAACCAGCTCACCTCACCGTGCGCCAGATTGGCGGCATCCAGCTCCGCCGTGAAATTAGCGGCAAAGGATTCTGCCAGATTACGGAGAGCCTTCGGCGGCAGCTCTTCCGTGCCAATTTCCACCAGAAAAGTCTTGTCAGTCATGGCTGCCTCTTAGCTCTCTTTCTTATTACACATCGGGAAACCCAGTGCCTCACGCGAGGCATAGTAGGCTTCCGCAACCGCTTTGGTCAGGGTACGAATACGCAGAATGTAGCGCTGGCGCTCGGTAACCGAGATCGCTTTACGCGCATCCAGCAGGTTAAAGCTGTGCGCCGCTTTCAGAATGCGTTCGTAAGCCGGTAAAGGCAGCGGTTTTTCCAGCGCCAGCAGGTGCTGCGCTTCTTTCTCATATTGCTCGAAGCAGCTGAACAGGAAATCAACGTCAGCGTGTTCAAAGTTGTAGGTCGACTGCTCGACTTCGTTTTGATGGAACACGTCGCCGTAGGTGGTTTTACCTAACGGGCCATCGCTCCAGACCAGATCGTAAACGCTATCAACGCCCTGAATGTACATCGCCAGACGTTCCAGACCGTAGGTGATCTCACCCGTCACCGGTTTACATTCCAAACCGCCAACCTGCTGGAAGTAGGTAAACTGCGTGACTTCCATACCGTTCAGCCAGACTTCCCAGCCCAGACCCCAGGCACCCAGCGTCGGGTTTTCCCAGTTGTCTTCCACGAAACGAATATCGTGAATGGTCGGATCCATACCCAGCTCTTTCAGAGAACCGAGGTACAGCTCCTGAATATTGTCCGGTGATGGCTTAATGACGACCTGAAACTGGTAATAGTGCTGTAAGCGGTTCGGGTTTTCGCCGTAGCGCCCATCGGTCGGACGACGAGAAGGCTGCACATAGGCGGCGGCCATTGGCTCCGGCCCCAGTGCCCGCAGGCAGGTCATAGGATGTGAAGTGCCTGCGCCGACTTCCATGTCCAATGGTTGAACAATGGTGCAGCCCTGGCGAGCCCAATAATCCTGTAATGTCAGGATCAGGCCCTGGAAGGTCTTGGTATCAAACTTTTGCATGTTGGATTCGCGCGCGATACAAGTGGATTTATAAGGAATGCGCCAGTATACCCTCTGACCGCAAGATATACAGCCAGAATGCGGTAACAAGTGCAAATCCCCGTTATCATCTTTCAAATTCCGGGATCAGCCGGAAAAAACGGTCTGCAACATCTTCAGGCTTAGCAGCAGTAACAATGCCGCAAAGGCCTTTTTCAGCGTTGCCACAGGCAGACGATGCGCCAGACGGGCACCGACAGGTGCGGTGAAAAAGCTGACGGCGGAAATCAGGAAAACGGCGGGCAGAGAAACATAGCCGACGCTGTAGTCAGGCAATCCGGTCGTCGACCAGCCGTTGATCAGGTAGCCCAACGCGCCGGAAACGGCAATCGGTAGCCCAACCGCTGCGGATGTGCCGATCGCCTGCTGAATACGAACGTTGCACCACGTCAGGAACGGCACCGTGAGCGACCCACCGCCAATCGCCACCAGCGCTGATATGCTACCAATCACCAACCCCGCCAGTGAAATGCCTGCCGTACCGGGCAACTGGCGCTGCGGTTTTGGCTTGATATTCAGCACCATTTGCAGCGAAACGTAAGCCATAAAACAGGAGAAAAAGATCGCCAACGCCCGCGTCGGCAACAGCGTCGCCAGCCAGGTGGCCGCGAATGTCCCGATCAGGATGGCTGGCGTAATCCTCATCACGACAGGCCACAGCACCGCCTGATGTTGATGATGCGTGCGCAAGCTGGAAATCGCCGTGACGACAATCGCCGCCATTGATGTTCCCAACGCCAAATGCACCAGATGTGTATTCTCCACACCTTGTGCAGCAAACAGCGCCGTCAGCACCGGCACCATAATGCCGCCGCCGCCAATGCCCAATAAGCCCGCCATAAAGCCTACCACCGCACCTAATGCCAGATAGGCTGCAATCCACTCCACTGCCATTCCCTGTACCCCTGTGTCTGCTTTTCTTATTTTTGATTTAACAACCCTGAGCCAATGAGCAGCCCTGAGCGAATAAACCGCTCTGGGCTGCTGGCAAAACATTATTCATGATTCCACGACGACTTTCCGCCCCATCCGCCAGCGATCTTTCATATCTGCGAGCACGCCCGCAAAACACTGGTTGCCCATACAGCACTTTAAGTGCCATCATCACACCACATTGCGACAGACCGCCTTACAATCAACGGCATCACCATAATCAGGAGAAAGGCATGCAACGCTGCGGCTGGGTTACACAAGACACCTTATATCAGGATTACCACGATAACGAGTGGGGAAAGCCCTGTACCGACAGCCAGAAGCTGTTTGAGTTACTGTGTCTGGAAGGCCAGCAGGCTGGCCTTTCCTGGATCACGGTTCTGAAAAAACGCGAACACTATCGCCGCTGTTTCCACCAGTTCAACCCTGAGCAAGTCGCACAAATGACGCAGGATGACGTAGAACGGCTGGTACAGGACAGCGGTATTATCCGCCATCGCGGGAAAATCGAGGCCATTATCACCAATGCAAAAGTGTGGGTGGCAATGGAGAGCCAAGGAGAGAGCTTCTCGCACTTCATTTGGTCTTTTGTCGGACACCAGCCACGTCTCAATCATCCCGCGTCACTGACAGAAGTCCCAGCTAAAACGGACGTTTCAGATGCCATGTCCAAAGCCCTGAAGAAACGCGGCTTCAAATTTATCGGTTCGACTATCTGCTATGCCTTCATGCAAGCAGGTGGATTGGTCAACGACCATGTCACCGACTGTTTTTGTCATCAGGAAAGCGCGTCATGATCCGCCCTTACTGCGACCGCGATCTCGAACCGCTGATGCAGCTTTGGCTAAAGAGCACCATTCTGGCGCATCCGTTTATTCGTCAAGATTACTGGCGAGAGAGCGCCAGTGCGGTACGCGACGTCTATATTCCCCAGTCGCAAACCTGGGTTTATGAGGAGCAAGGAAGCCTTATCGGCTTTATCAGCGTGCTGGAAGCACGGTTCATCGGCGCACTGTTTGTGGAAGAAGCCTACTATGGAAAGCAGATTGGCACCTTACTCATCCAGCATGTTCAGGCACAGTTTCCCTTACTCAGTCTGGAAGTGTATCAGCAGAATACGCGCGCCTGCCGGTTCTACCATAAGCAGGGGTTCATCATCGTTGAGGAAAATGTTAATCAGGATACACAAGCCACGGCGCTGATCATGCAGTGGGCGAATGAGGGAGCCGTAAATGCCGCTCCCTCCGATTCCGTCGATCACCGCTGAGCCATCGACTCAGCGAGCGATCAGAACGTTGTCCAGTTATCGCTGCCGTTATCCCGCGATGCGAGCGTTGGCAGACGAGCCGTTGTCTTATTGCCCGAGTTGCTATTACCGGTGCCCGAGCCTTGCAGTCGTGGCAGACCGGCAACATCCGTATCGGATATGCGGAAAACTGACATCAGTTTTGCCAGCTTCGAGGCCTGTTCCTGCAATGAGTTCGCCGCGACGGAGGATTCACTCACCATAGCGGCATTCTGCTGAATGGTCGTATCCATTTCAGCGACAGCACTGCCGATTTGTGCAATCCCGCGGCTCTGCTCATCCGATGCCGAAGAGATTTCCTCCATGATGTCATTCACTCGGCTCACGGAAGCCACAATGTCATCCATCGTCGTTCCCGCCTGAGAAACCAGATCTGTTCCGGCACCCACGCGAGAAACCGACTCTGAAATCAGGCTTTCGATCTCTTTTGCCGCCTGAGAGCTGCGCTGGGCAAGACTGCGCACCTCACTGGCAACCACCGCAAATCCCCGTCCTTGCTCTCCGGCACGCGCCGCTTCTACTGCCGCATTCAATGCCAAAATATTGGTCTGGAAAGCGATGCTATTAATGACGCTCGTAATATCAGAGATTTTCTTCGAACTCCCCGAAATATCGCTCATAGTGTTAATGACACGGTTAATAATATCCCCACCGCGATTGGCATTGGTTG is drawn from Pectobacterium aroidearum and contains these coding sequences:
- a CDS encoding DUF3053 domain-containing protein; the encoded protein is MRRLMMYRSRWLLPVLVILAALQLAACGDSEAEQRKAFIAFLQSAQSQQDGTLPALTEEQKKSFGNFANDYAILTTFSQQFNQAVSGSLTPMLGQISRIRVPKDYLTQRDGLRQSIGAMNLLSQHVQAAKVQADNAHRTLKQPEEVQIPYERLYARTVIQPTNALLPAIPNAIAFAQSLTQIGDFLQVQGDQAVFNGASVQFRTPQQVAQYNGMVAALPMQQQNLINALRGVNGVNYP
- a CDS encoding OmpA family protein, which encodes MSNPLLARPKADKEDFWISLSDLMTSLMMIFLLISVVYMIKVQEMVKIPSVYKNTLQGLGQALQHEFKDDLKRWHATIDEDLTVRFQEPNILFTTSSSELKPEFKSILDEFIPRYLSIMTDKKYINNIEEIRIEGHTSTMWRTGVSENDAYFHNMELSQSRTRTTLSYIMNMPAVSDSKSTLSWFKNHVRAIGFSSAKPIDKEGKTITSPEQVEDSARSQRVEFRVRTNVERQVANIVEKGSKI
- the glyS gene encoding glycine--tRNA ligase subunit beta, which translates into the protein MTDKTFLVEIGTEELPPKALRNLAESFAANFTAELDAANLAHGEVSWFAAPRRLALKVARLSASQPDREVEKRGPAIAQAFDAEGKPTKAAEGWARGCGITVEQAERLTTDKGEWLLYRAHAKGEQAQALLAGMVSTALSKLPIPKLMRWSDKETQFVRPVHTVTMLLGDELIPGQVLGIHSARTLRGHRFMGEAEFTIDSADQYPQILLERGKVVADYDARKAKIKADAEEAARKIGGNADLSDSLLEEVTSLVEWPVVLTAKFEEKFLAVPSEALVYTMKGDQKYFPVYDNSGNLLPNFIFVANIESKDPQQIISGNEKVVRPRLADAEFFFNTDRKKRLEDHLPRLETVLFQQQLGTLRDKTDRIQALAGWVAGQIGADVNHATRAGLLSKCDLMTNMVFEFTDTQGVMGMHYARHDGEAEDVAVALNEQYQPRFAGDELPSSAVACALAIADKMDTLAGIFGIGQHPKGDKDPFALRRAALGVLRIIVEKRLPLDLQTLTEEAVRLYGAKLTNTNVVDDVIEFMLGRFRAWYQEEGHSVDTIQAVLARRPTRPADFDARVKAVSHFRSLDAAAALAAANKRVSNILAKSTDTLNESVNAAVLKDAAEITLATHLVVLRDKLTPLFAEGRYQEALVELASLREPVDAFFDQVMVMAEDEQVRVNRLTLLSQLRELFLQVADISVLQ
- the glyQ gene encoding glycine--tRNA ligase subunit alpha; this translates as MQKFDTKTFQGLILTLQDYWARQGCTIVQPLDMEVGAGTSHPMTCLRALGPEPMAAAYVQPSRRPTDGRYGENPNRLQHYYQFQVVIKPSPDNIQELYLGSLKELGMDPTIHDIRFVEDNWENPTLGAWGLGWEVWLNGMEVTQFTYFQQVGGLECKPVTGEITYGLERLAMYIQGVDSVYDLVWSDGPLGKTTYGDVFHQNEVEQSTYNFEHADVDFLFSCFEQYEKEAQHLLALEKPLPLPAYERILKAAHSFNLLDARKAISVTERQRYILRIRTLTKAVAEAYYASREALGFPMCNKKES
- a CDS encoding sulfite exporter TauE/SafE family protein, with translation MAVEWIAAYLALGAVVGFMAGLLGIGGGGIMVPVLTALFAAQGVENTHLVHLALGTSMAAIVVTAISSLRTHHQHQAVLWPVVMRITPAILIGTFAATWLATLLPTRALAIFFSCFMAYVSLQMVLNIKPKPQRQLPGTAGISLAGLVIGSISALVAIGGGSLTVPFLTWCNVRIQQAIGTSAAVGLPIAVSGALGYLINGWSTTGLPDYSVGYVSLPAVFLISAVSFFTAPVGARLAHRLPVATLKKAFAALLLLLSLKMLQTVFSG
- a CDS encoding DNA-3-methyladenine glycosylase I, whose product is MQRCGWVTQDTLYQDYHDNEWGKPCTDSQKLFELLCLEGQQAGLSWITVLKKREHYRRCFHQFNPEQVAQMTQDDVERLVQDSGIIRHRGKIEAIITNAKVWVAMESQGESFSHFIWSFVGHQPRLNHPASLTEVPAKTDVSDAMSKALKKRGFKFIGSTICYAFMQAGGLVNDHVTDCFCHQESAS
- a CDS encoding N-acetyltransferase produces the protein MIRPYCDRDLEPLMQLWLKSTILAHPFIRQDYWRESASAVRDVYIPQSQTWVYEEQGSLIGFISVLEARFIGALFVEEAYYGKQIGTLLIQHVQAQFPLLSLEVYQQNTRACRFYHKQGFIIVEENVNQDTQATALIMQWANEGAVNAAPSDSVDHR